One stretch of Caldinitratiruptor microaerophilus DNA includes these proteins:
- the nuoF gene encoding NADH-quinone oxidoreductase subunit NuoF — MSFEPVLTRGIGQLDLNDIEVYEKQGGYQALRKALKMTPDEVTAEVTKSNLRGRGGAGFPTGRKWGFLPKDGRPRYLVCNADESEPGTANNRILLQWHPHQLIEGILISAYAIGAAKSFIYIRGEFYRGYRALVEALAQARAKGYVGERILGTDFSQEIVVHRGAGAYICGEESALLNSLEGKRGEPRVKPPFPAVVGLYGMPTIINNVETLSCVPHIIERGADWFLSIGPAGSPGPKIFTVSGLVRRPGNYELPMGVPLRELLFEHAGGMLPGRKFKAVQPGGGSTPLLVEQHLDTPMDFDSVRQAGSMLGTAGVMVYDDTVSMATVAAYLARFYANESCGQCTPCREGTRWMNVIVDRIEAGGGRPEDLDVLRSFGFSMMGTTICPFSDASQGFIQSALKYFPEDFTARMSVAAGREEVRTA, encoded by the coding sequence ATGAGCTTCGAGCCGGTCCTCACCCGGGGCATCGGACAGCTCGACCTCAACGACATCGAGGTGTACGAGAAGCAGGGCGGCTACCAGGCGCTGCGCAAGGCCCTGAAGATGACCCCGGACGAGGTGACCGCCGAGGTCACGAAGTCGAACCTGCGGGGCCGCGGCGGCGCGGGCTTCCCCACCGGCCGCAAGTGGGGGTTCCTGCCCAAGGACGGCCGGCCCCGCTACCTCGTCTGCAACGCGGACGAGTCCGAGCCCGGCACCGCCAACAACCGCATCCTCCTCCAGTGGCACCCGCACCAGCTCATCGAGGGGATCCTGATCTCCGCCTACGCCATCGGGGCGGCGAAGAGCTTCATCTACATCCGCGGCGAGTTCTACCGCGGCTACCGGGCCCTCGTGGAGGCGCTCGCCCAGGCCCGGGCGAAGGGGTACGTGGGCGAGCGGATCCTGGGCACCGACTTCAGCCAGGAGATCGTGGTGCACCGGGGCGCCGGCGCGTACATCTGCGGCGAGGAGTCGGCCCTCTTGAACTCCCTCGAGGGGAAGCGGGGCGAGCCCCGGGTCAAGCCCCCGTTCCCGGCCGTGGTCGGCCTGTACGGAATGCCTACCATCATCAACAATGTCGAGACCCTCTCCTGCGTCCCGCACATCATCGAGCGGGGGGCGGACTGGTTCCTGTCGATCGGCCCGGCGGGCAGCCCGGGGCCGAAGATCTTCACGGTGAGCGGCCTCGTGCGCCGGCCCGGCAACTACGAGCTGCCGATGGGCGTGCCCCTCCGGGAGCTCCTCTTCGAGCACGCCGGCGGCATGCTGCCGGGGCGCAAGTTCAAGGCCGTCCAGCCCGGCGGCGGCTCCACCCCGCTCCTGGTGGAGCAGCACCTGGACACGCCGATGGACTTCGACTCCGTGCGCCAGGCCGGGTCGATGCTCGGCACCGCCGGCGTGATGGTCTACGATGACACCGTGAGCATGGCCACCGTCGCCGCCTACCTGGCCCGCTTCTACGCGAACGAGTCCTGCGGCCAGTGCACCCCCTGCCGGGAGGGCACCCGCTGGATGAACGTGATCGTGGACCGCATCGAGGCGGGCGGCGGGCGGCCGGAGGACCTGGACGTCCTCCGCAGCTTCGGCTTCAGCATGATGGGCACCACGATCTGCCCCTTCAGCGACGCCTCTCAGGGCTTCATCCAGTCGGCCCTCAAGTACTTCCCGGAGGACTTCACGGCCCGCATGTCCGTGGCCGCCGGCCGGGAGGAGGTGCGAACCGCGTGA
- the nuoG gene encoding NADH-quinone oxidoreductase subunit NuoG yields the protein MSQERVTVTIDGRTVQVPKGTLIIHAARQAGVEIPFFCYHPQMEPAGVCRMCLVQVEKMPKPVTACNTPVADGMVVYTQNDNVKGYQEGVLEFLLLHHPLDCPVCDKGGECQLQDLTFAYGKGTSRLLDPKQHKPKAVNLGPFIVLDEERCILCRRCVRYDDEIAVENQLVIEERGHDNLITTAAGLPYEHPFTGNVIDMCPVGALTSDLYRFKSRPWDLSKVESVCTGCSLACRVRLDFRHGRLLRVVTVDATNEGQWICDRGRFGYQYVHSGERVTQPLVRRDGRLVPVTWGEALAEAARRLGEIQAAHGAGAIGFIGGGRLTIEEAYLLQKFARAVVGTNNVDHRVTGQVTAGLAAFPGRLADLRDADVYLLVDVLPAEKAPVMDLPIRQALRRRRARLVSIGPATPKYRYRHGRIAVRPGQTAAVLEALARAVRGQVPAGVPEGVAPEAVEETAKLLTGARKIAAVWGGEGAAAGKALLGLLQALHSPKDGRTVHLLIPGEQNQSRAAAAAGVLPGYLPGFRSVQAGPTRDAVQRLWGRPVPQAAGLDTGAMLAAAARGELKALYLVGANPALTWPDGRLAREALERADLVIVHELFLTETARMAHIVFPAAPFTAKAGHYAALDGEVRPQAPAAQQAGGQAQPDGAILAALAREMGVAFKAGPREVAAELEQLLGGIRPGAVLPGAPAEILDRPFYEAPEAGAGEAGHTLAVVPVDRLFAGGGTVAFDEGVARVANRAQALLHPDDLARLGLAEGAPVRLEAGGEAIELTAVADDRVIPGTVQVPRHLPEAPVNRLGPGARVTVSRAAVEVTA from the coding sequence GTGAGCCAGGAACGGGTCACCGTCACCATCGACGGGCGCACCGTCCAGGTCCCGAAGGGCACGCTCATCATCCACGCGGCCAGGCAGGCGGGCGTCGAGATCCCCTTCTTCTGCTACCACCCGCAGATGGAGCCGGCCGGCGTCTGCCGCATGTGCCTGGTGCAGGTCGAGAAGATGCCCAAGCCCGTCACCGCCTGCAACACGCCGGTGGCGGACGGGATGGTCGTGTACACGCAGAACGACAACGTGAAGGGCTACCAGGAGGGCGTGCTGGAGTTCCTGCTGCTGCACCACCCGCTCGACTGCCCGGTCTGCGACAAGGGCGGCGAGTGCCAGCTCCAGGACCTGACCTTCGCCTACGGCAAGGGCACCAGCCGCCTGCTGGACCCCAAGCAGCACAAGCCCAAGGCCGTGAACCTGGGGCCGTTCATCGTCCTCGACGAGGAGCGCTGCATCCTCTGCCGGCGCTGCGTCCGCTACGATGACGAGATCGCGGTGGAGAACCAGCTGGTCATCGAGGAGCGGGGCCACGACAACCTCATCACGACCGCGGCGGGGCTGCCGTACGAGCACCCCTTCACGGGCAACGTGATCGACATGTGCCCGGTGGGCGCGCTCACGAGCGACCTCTACCGGTTCAAGTCCCGGCCGTGGGACCTCTCCAAGGTGGAGAGCGTCTGCACGGGCTGCTCGCTGGCGTGCCGGGTGCGCCTCGACTTCCGCCACGGGCGGCTCCTGCGGGTCGTCACGGTGGACGCGACGAACGAGGGCCAGTGGATCTGCGACCGCGGCCGCTTTGGCTACCAGTACGTGCACTCCGGCGAGCGCGTCACCCAGCCGCTCGTGCGCCGGGACGGCCGGCTCGTGCCCGTCACCTGGGGCGAGGCCCTGGCCGAGGCGGCCCGTCGCCTGGGCGAGATCCAGGCGGCCCACGGCGCCGGGGCCATCGGCTTCATCGGCGGCGGCCGGCTCACCATCGAGGAGGCCTACCTGCTGCAGAAGTTCGCCCGGGCCGTGGTCGGCACGAACAACGTCGACCACCGGGTCACGGGCCAGGTCACGGCCGGGCTCGCCGCCTTCCCGGGCCGCCTCGCCGACCTCAGGGACGCGGACGTGTACCTCCTGGTCGATGTCCTCCCGGCCGAGAAGGCCCCGGTGATGGACCTGCCGATCCGCCAGGCGCTCCGCCGCCGGCGGGCGCGGCTCGTCTCGATCGGCCCCGCCACCCCGAAGTACCGGTACCGCCACGGGCGCATCGCGGTGCGGCCGGGGCAGACGGCCGCCGTGCTGGAGGCGCTGGCCCGGGCGGTCCGTGGCCAGGTGCCCGCCGGCGTGCCCGAGGGCGTGGCGCCGGAGGCCGTGGAGGAGACGGCGAAGCTCCTGACGGGTGCCCGCAAGATCGCCGCCGTATGGGGCGGCGAGGGCGCCGCGGCCGGCAAGGCCCTGCTGGGGCTCCTGCAGGCCCTGCACAGCCCCAAGGACGGGCGCACGGTCCACCTCCTGATCCCGGGCGAGCAGAACCAGAGCAGGGCCGCGGCCGCCGCCGGCGTCCTGCCCGGCTACCTGCCGGGCTTCCGCTCCGTGCAGGCCGGCCCGACCCGCGACGCCGTCCAGCGCCTGTGGGGCCGTCCGGTGCCGCAGGCCGCCGGCCTCGACACCGGCGCCATGCTGGCTGCCGCCGCCCGGGGCGAGCTGAAGGCGCTCTACCTCGTGGGCGCCAACCCCGCCCTCACCTGGCCTGACGGCCGCCTGGCCCGCGAGGCGCTGGAGCGGGCGGACCTGGTGATCGTGCACGAGCTCTTCCTGACCGAGACCGCCCGGATGGCGCACATCGTCTTCCCGGCCGCGCCCTTCACGGCGAAGGCCGGCCACTACGCCGCCCTCGACGGGGAGGTGCGCCCCCAGGCGCCCGCCGCCCAGCAGGCCGGCGGGCAGGCGCAGCCGGACGGCGCCATCCTCGCGGCGCTGGCCCGGGAGATGGGCGTGGCCTTCAAGGCGGGCCCGCGGGAGGTGGCCGCCGAGCTCGAGCAGCTCCTGGGCGGCATCCGGCCCGGGGCGGTGCTGCCCGGCGCGCCGGCGGAGATCCTCGACCGGCCCTTCTACGAGGCGCCGGAGGCCGGCGCCGGGGAGGCCGGCCACACCCTCGCCGTGGTTCCCGTCGACCGCCTCTTCGCCGGGGGCGGGACCGTCGCCTTCGACGAGGGGGTGGCCCGGGTCGCCAACCGGGCGCAGGCGCTCCTGCACCCGGACGACCTGGCCCGCCTCGGCCTGGCCGAGGGCGCCCCGGTGCGGCTGGAGGCCGGCGGCGAGGCGATCGAGCTCACCGCGGTGGCCGACGACCGGGTGATCCCCGGCACGGTCCAGGTGCCGCGCCACCTGCCCGAGGCGCCCGTGAACCGCCTCGGCCCGGGTGCCCGGGTCACCGTCAGCCGGGCGGCCGTGGAGGTGACGGCGTGA
- a CDS encoding NADH-quinone oxidoreductase subunit A produces the protein MHPYLPLLVYGVLAVAVPLVISWLFHRVAPRRPEPAKYLPYESGHPTAPLLGRIPVKFYLVAMLFVIFDVEAASFYPWAVNLRDLGAFGLWEMLAFLVVLAVGYAYVWKKGGFSWR, from the coding sequence GTGCACCCGTACCTGCCGCTCCTCGTTTATGGGGTTTTGGCGGTGGCCGTGCCCCTGGTCATCTCGTGGCTGTTCCACCGGGTCGCCCCGAGACGGCCGGAGCCGGCCAAGTACCTCCCGTACGAGTCCGGTCACCCCACGGCGCCGCTTCTGGGGCGCATCCCGGTCAAGTTCTACCTGGTGGCGATGCTGTTCGTCATCTTCGACGTCGAGGCCGCCTCCTTCTACCCCTGGGCCGTGAACCTGCGGGACCTGGGGGCTTTCGGCTTGTGGGAGATGCTGGCCTTCCTCGTGGTGCTGGCGGTGGGTTACGCCTACGTGTGGAAGAAGGGGGGATTCTCGTGGCGGTGA
- the nuoD gene encoding NADH dehydrogenase (quinone) subunit D, translating to MRGDELAMSTLDREDVEVLDEKQDRMTISVGPHHPSTHGVLRLVLELEGETIVKAQPEHGFLHTGIEKSAENLTWTQAITVLDRMDYLSPLSNNLGYVLAVEKLLGVEVPPKAVWARVLLTELQRIASHLVFLGTGGLDVGAQSPYFYAFDMREGILDIFEETTGARMNPSYFRVGGLAKDLPEHFDRIVRDYLKKFPGRLQELKDLLEENPIFLDRTKGIGVLTAEQAIALGLTGPNLRASGVAYDVRKAFPYCGYENFQFDVPVGKNGDAYDRFVLRIREIEESYKIVQQALDGMPEGPHMTSNRKVALPPKEEVRHSMEALIHHFKLVSEGFKVPAGEVYQAIESPRGEFAVYVVSDGGNKPWRVRVRPPSFYAVHALPTMLQGAMLADMVMIIAAADPVFGEVDR from the coding sequence ATGAGGGGTGACGAACTCGCCATGAGCACGCTCGACCGGGAGGACGTCGAGGTCCTGGACGAGAAGCAGGACCGGATGACGATCTCCGTCGGCCCCCACCACCCGTCGACCCACGGCGTGCTCCGCCTCGTGCTCGAGCTCGAGGGCGAGACCATCGTCAAGGCCCAGCCCGAGCACGGGTTCCTGCACACCGGGATCGAGAAGAGCGCCGAGAACCTGACCTGGACCCAGGCCATCACGGTACTCGACCGGATGGACTACCTGTCGCCCCTTTCGAACAACCTCGGCTACGTCCTGGCGGTGGAGAAGCTCCTTGGCGTGGAGGTGCCGCCCAAGGCCGTCTGGGCCCGGGTGCTCCTCACCGAGCTCCAGCGCATCGCCAGCCACCTGGTGTTCCTGGGCACCGGCGGGCTGGACGTGGGGGCGCAGTCGCCGTACTTCTACGCCTTCGACATGCGCGAGGGAATCCTCGACATCTTCGAGGAGACCACGGGCGCCCGCATGAACCCGTCGTACTTCCGGGTCGGCGGGCTGGCGAAGGATCTGCCGGAGCACTTCGACCGCATCGTCCGGGACTACCTGAAGAAGTTCCCGGGCCGCCTGCAGGAGCTGAAGGACCTCCTGGAGGAGAACCCGATCTTCCTGGACCGCACGAAGGGCATCGGGGTGCTGACGGCCGAGCAGGCCATCGCCCTGGGCCTCACCGGCCCGAACCTGCGGGCCAGCGGGGTCGCCTACGACGTGCGCAAGGCCTTCCCCTACTGCGGCTACGAGAACTTCCAGTTCGACGTGCCCGTAGGGAAGAACGGCGACGCTTACGACCGCTTCGTCCTCCGCATCCGGGAGATCGAGGAGTCGTACAAGATCGTCCAGCAGGCCCTCGACGGCATGCCGGAGGGCCCGCACATGACCTCGAACCGCAAGGTGGCCCTGCCGCCGAAGGAAGAGGTCCGGCATTCGATGGAAGCGCTCATCCACCACTTCAAGCTGGTCTCCGAGGGCTTCAAGGTGCCGGCCGGCGAGGTGTACCAGGCCATCGAGTCGCCGCGGGGGGAGTTCGCGGTCTACGTGGTGTCCGATGGCGGCAACAAGCCCTGGCGGGTCCGGGTCCGTCCCCCGAGCTTCTACGCCGTCCACGCCCTGCCCACGATGCTCCAGGGCGCCATGCTCGCGGACATGGTCATGATCATCGCCGCAGCCGATCCGGTCTTCGGGGAGGTGGACCGCTGA
- the nuoH gene encoding NADH-quinone oxidoreductase subunit NuoH → MAAALAWIALKSLILILVLLGGFAYIMVFERKLLGWMQYRLGPNRVGPWGLLQPIADGVKMFFKEDLMPRDADPIVFHTAPMIALAVALLAYALIPVAPGWAIASPDAGMLTLLAITSLGVYGIALGGWASQSKYALLGSLRSTAQMVSYELAMGMAALSVMVVAGSVRFADIVDAQAGLWNIVRMPVAFLVFFIAMFAETNRTPFDLPEAEAELVSGYNTEYSGMRFAMFYMAEYVNMITAASLITLLFLGGWRGPWLPPVVWFLLKVVFLLFVFIWVRATLPRLRYDRLMHFGWKVLLPASAANLVAYAAWVALR, encoded by the coding sequence ATGGCGGCGGCGCTGGCGTGGATCGCCCTCAAGTCGCTGATCCTGATCCTCGTCCTCCTGGGCGGCTTCGCGTACATCATGGTGTTCGAGCGAAAGCTCCTGGGCTGGATGCAGTACCGGCTGGGGCCCAACCGGGTGGGACCGTGGGGGCTCCTGCAGCCCATCGCCGACGGCGTGAAGATGTTCTTCAAGGAAGACCTCATGCCCCGGGACGCCGACCCGATCGTGTTCCACACGGCCCCGATGATCGCCCTGGCCGTGGCGCTCCTGGCCTACGCGCTGATCCCGGTGGCGCCGGGGTGGGCGATCGCCTCTCCCGACGCCGGCATGCTCACCCTCCTGGCCATCACGAGCCTGGGGGTGTACGGCATCGCCCTGGGGGGCTGGGCGTCCCAGTCGAAGTACGCCCTCCTGGGGTCGCTGCGGTCGACCGCCCAGATGGTCTCCTACGAGCTGGCCATGGGCATGGCGGCCCTCAGCGTGATGGTGGTGGCCGGGTCGGTGCGGTTCGCGGACATCGTCGACGCCCAGGCGGGGCTGTGGAACATCGTCCGGATGCCGGTCGCCTTCCTCGTCTTCTTCATCGCCATGTTCGCCGAGACGAACCGCACGCCGTTCGACCTGCCCGAGGCCGAGGCGGAGCTGGTCTCCGGCTACAACACCGAGTACAGCGGCATGCGCTTCGCCATGTTCTACATGGCCGAGTACGTCAACATGATCACGGCCGCCAGCCTCATCACGCTCCTCTTCCTTGGCGGCTGGCGGGGCCCGTGGCTGCCCCCGGTCGTGTGGTTCCTGCTCAAGGTGGTCTTCCTCCTCTTCGTCTTCATCTGGGTGCGGGCGACCCTGCCCCGCCTGCGCTACGACCGGTTGATGCACTTCGGCTGGAAGGTGCTCCTGCCGGCTTCCGCCGCCAACCTGGTGGCTTACGCCGCCTGGGTGGCCCTGAGGTGA
- a CDS encoding NADH-quinone oxidoreductase subunit NuoE family protein, producing MPVFEAPAWVKERDAEIREILSRYPDSRSALMPLLHLAQEERGYISQEDIEAVAGILNLTPAYVESVCSFYSLYHRHPVGKYVLLVCNNVSCALRGSGRIAELLKQKLGVESGGTTPDGLITLEVTHECLANCDAAPVLTVNGEYVVKLDEKKIDGLLADLRAGRGPDAWIERRPETGYFAEPEAAPPGYWGKPGRAEAEVAAAGEGEPAREGGAGEGQA from the coding sequence ATGCCCGTGTTCGAGGCCCCGGCCTGGGTGAAGGAGCGGGATGCGGAGATCCGCGAGATCCTCTCGCGCTACCCCGACAGCCGGTCGGCCCTCATGCCGCTCCTGCACCTGGCCCAGGAGGAGCGGGGCTACATCAGCCAGGAGGACATCGAGGCCGTGGCCGGGATCCTGAACCTCACCCCGGCCTACGTGGAGTCCGTCTGCTCCTTCTACTCCCTGTACCACCGCCACCCGGTGGGCAAGTACGTGCTGCTCGTGTGCAACAACGTCTCCTGCGCCCTGCGGGGCAGCGGCCGCATCGCCGAGCTCCTGAAGCAGAAGCTCGGGGTCGAGAGCGGCGGCACCACCCCGGACGGGCTCATCACGCTCGAGGTCACCCACGAGTGCCTCGCGAACTGCGACGCGGCGCCCGTGCTCACCGTCAACGGCGAGTACGTGGTGAAGCTCGACGAGAAGAAGATCGACGGGCTCCTGGCCGACCTGCGGGCCGGCAGGGGTCCCGACGCCTGGATCGAGCGCAGGCCCGAGACGGGCTACTTCGCCGAGCCGGAGGCCGCACCGCCCGGCTACTGGGGCAAGCCCGGCCGGGCCGAGGCCGAGGTCGCGGCCGCCGGCGAAGGCGAGCCCGCCCGCGAGGGCGGGGCCGGGGAGGGACAGGCATGA
- a CDS encoding NADH-quinone oxidoreductase subunit J family protein → MMAVFVVAALVALAGAVGVLRARQPVHSVLALILSFGALAVLYLSLAGEFMAVVQLIIYAGAIMVLFLFVIGLLTARLDPAEKGPEPLRGQVPAAAAAMAVLGLLLAGAGLRAAYAPADPAPAAGFGGVRAFGHELLVTHVFPFELTAFVLMVAVVGVLILVGRRHA, encoded by the coding sequence ATGATGGCGGTGTTCGTCGTGGCGGCGCTGGTGGCGCTGGCGGGCGCGGTGGGAGTGCTGCGGGCCCGCCAGCCGGTCCACAGCGTCCTCGCCCTCATCCTCAGCTTCGGCGCCCTGGCGGTGCTGTACCTCAGCCTGGCCGGCGAGTTCATGGCCGTGGTCCAGCTCATCATCTACGCCGGCGCGATCATGGTCCTGTTCCTGTTCGTCATCGGGCTCCTGACCGCCCGGCTCGACCCCGCCGAGAAGGGCCCCGAGCCGCTCCGGGGGCAGGTGCCGGCGGCCGCGGCGGCCATGGCCGTGCTGGGCCTCCTCCTGGCGGGCGCCGGCCTGCGGGCGGCGTACGCCCCGGCCGACCCCGCGCCGGCGGCGGGCTTCGGCGGGGTCCGGGCGTTCGGCCACGAGCTCCTGGTCACCCACGTGTTTCCGTTCGAGCTGACGGCGTTCGTACTGATGGTCGCCGTCGTGGGCGTCCTCATCCTGGTCGGCCGGCGGCACGCGTAG
- the nuoI gene encoding NADH-quinone oxidoreductase subunit NuoI, with protein sequence MLKAIAKGLGTTLRVLFKPPSTYEYPEKKKPRAARFRGRHELRIYENGLEMCVGCELCQVACPANAITVVAAENDPAAPHSPGERYGYKYQVDLLRCIFCGLCEEACPTDCLHLTQEFELAAFTREAEVYQKDRLLARRPSGYRVPENVYPPYTGRKAAVHA encoded by the coding sequence GTGCTGAAGGCGATCGCCAAGGGCCTGGGCACGACGCTCAGGGTCCTGTTCAAGCCGCCGAGCACGTACGAGTACCCGGAGAAGAAGAAGCCCCGCGCGGCCCGCTTCCGCGGCCGGCACGAGCTGCGGATCTACGAGAACGGGCTGGAGATGTGCGTCGGGTGCGAACTGTGCCAGGTGGCCTGCCCGGCCAACGCCATCACGGTGGTGGCGGCGGAGAACGACCCGGCCGCCCCGCACAGCCCGGGCGAGCGGTACGGGTACAAGTACCAGGTGGACCTCCTCCGCTGCATCTTCTGCGGCCTGTGCGAGGAGGCGTGCCCGACCGACTGCCTGCACCTGACCCAGGAGTTCGAGCTGGCGGCGTTCACCCGGGAAGCCGAGGTCTACCAGAAGGACCGGCTGCTGGCCAGAAGGCCCTCCGGCTACCGGGTGCCGGAGAACGTCTACCCGCCCTACACGGGCCGGAAGGCGGCGGTACACGCATGA
- a CDS encoding NADH-quinone oxidoreductase subunit B, with amino-acid sequence MAVTGLEQDQFLVTTVDQFVRWAQKSSIWPLTFGLACCAIEMMALVTPRYDMARFGAEVFRASPRQADLMIVSGRLSNKMVPVIKQIYQQMPEPKWVVAMGACASSGGIFDNYAIVQGVDQVIPVDVYVPGCPPTPDAVMDAVLKLQKGIIEGRVKGGVMAG; translated from the coding sequence GTGGCGGTGACCGGCCTCGAGCAGGACCAGTTCCTGGTCACCACGGTCGACCAGTTCGTGCGCTGGGCGCAGAAGTCGAGCATCTGGCCGCTGACGTTCGGTCTGGCGTGCTGCGCCATCGAGATGATGGCCCTGGTCACGCCCCGTTACGATATGGCGCGGTTCGGCGCGGAGGTGTTCCGGGCATCGCCCCGGCAGGCCGACCTGATGATCGTCTCCGGCCGCCTGTCGAACAAGATGGTGCCGGTCATCAAGCAGATCTACCAGCAGATGCCGGAGCCCAAGTGGGTCGTCGCCATGGGCGCCTGTGCGAGCTCGGGCGGGATCTTCGACAACTACGCCATCGTCCAGGGGGTCGACCAGGTGATCCCCGTCGACGTGTACGTGCCCGGCTGCCCGCCCACCCCCGACGCGGTGATGGACGCGGTGCTGAAGCTGCAGAAGGGGATCATCGAGGGCCGGGTGAAGGGTGGGGTGATGGCCGGATGA
- the nuoK gene encoding NADH-quinone oxidoreductase subunit NuoK, giving the protein MVPISAYVALASVLFILGGAGVLLRRSPLVTLMSIELMWNSANLLLVAFSRQFGSHDGQVFAFLVMVVAAAEVAIGLALVVLVFRRRERVDLDDVHTLSG; this is encoded by the coding sequence ATGGTTCCCATCTCGGCCTACGTGGCCCTGGCGTCCGTCCTCTTCATCCTGGGCGGGGCCGGGGTGCTCCTGCGGCGGAGCCCGCTCGTGACCCTCATGTCGATCGAGCTCATGTGGAACAGCGCCAACCTGCTCCTCGTGGCGTTCTCGCGGCAGTTCGGGTCCCACGACGGCCAGGTCTTCGCCTTCCTCGTCATGGTGGTGGCGGCGGCCGAGGTGGCCATCGGCCTGGCGCTGGTGGTGCTGGTGTTCCGGCGCCGCGAGCGGGTCGACCTCGACGATGTCCACACCCTGTCCGGCTAG
- a CDS encoding NADH-quinone oxidoreductase subunit C, whose product MTTAAPGPAALEHVRTTIVPELLAAFPGVAEELPTPFEIPQVRVSPEAIRGVAEWLKARGFNMLLDLGGVDYHPHRQGEDRFEVVYHFFALPQLWKLRVRVPVGGQKPEVPSLSDLWPNANPAEREVWDQFGIRFRGHPNLTRILNPDDWEGHPLRKDYPLRGPRAMGPYLPADLNRFHPFKDEPPDEG is encoded by the coding sequence ATGACCACCGCCGCACCCGGCCCCGCCGCGCTGGAACACGTACGCACCACCATCGTGCCCGAACTGCTCGCCGCCTTCCCCGGTGTCGCCGAGGAGCTGCCGACGCCCTTCGAGATCCCCCAGGTCCGGGTGAGCCCGGAGGCGATCCGGGGCGTCGCCGAGTGGCTGAAGGCCCGGGGCTTCAACATGCTCCTGGACCTGGGCGGTGTGGACTACCACCCGCACCGGCAGGGAGAGGACCGCTTCGAGGTCGTGTACCACTTCTTCGCCCTGCCGCAGCTCTGGAAGCTGCGGGTCCGGGTGCCGGTCGGGGGGCAGAAGCCCGAGGTGCCGAGCCTCTCCGACCTGTGGCCCAACGCCAACCCGGCGGAGCGGGAGGTGTGGGATCAGTTCGGGATCCGGTTCCGGGGCCACCCGAATCTGACCCGCATCCTGAACCCGGACGACTGGGAGGGGCACCCGCTCCGCAAGGACTACCCGCTGCGCGGCCCCCGGGCCATGGGGCCCTATCTCCCTGCCGACCTGAACCGATTCCACCCCTTCAAGGACGAACCACCGGATGAGGGGTGA